From a single Hypanus sabinus isolate sHypSab1 chromosome 7, sHypSab1.hap1, whole genome shotgun sequence genomic region:
- the fibinb gene encoding fin bud initiation factor, whose translation MEKNCFRKASTVFPSELRTGLKMLRLNVIYISLLCSLSQAFYRGPLHPEMSNGTFHHYFVPDGDYEENDDPEKCQMLFQVSDDRSCGIEADLETFLKEEMTTIKRQVEDAARVLEGVGKNIAYDLDGEDSYVNYLRREAAQIGEAFSHSDRSLVELEVKFRQSQENEVREVNKINDEVVNMLYHTREILRETREISSGLKDKHELLTLIVRSHGTRLSRLKNDFMRG comes from the coding sequence ATGGAAAAAAATTGTTTCCGAAAAGCCTCAACCGTCTTTCCTTCTGAACTGCGTACTGGATTAAAGATGCTGCGTCTTAACGTGATCTACATCAGCCTCCTATGCTCCCTGTCGCAAGCTTTTTACAGGGGACCTCTGCACCCAGAGATGTCCAACGGCACTTTTCATCATTACTTTGTACCGGATGGGGACTACGAAGAAAACGACGACCCTGAAAAATGCCAGATGCTTTTCCAGGTGTCCGACGATCGTAGCTGCGGGATTGAAGCCGATCTGGAAACTTTTCTCAAAGAGGAGATGACCACCATCAAAAGACAAGTGGAAGACGCGGCGCGAGTCTTGGAAGGAGTTGGGAAAAATATCGCCTATGATCTGGACGGGGAAGACAGTTATGTAAACTACCTTCGCCGGGAAGCCGCGCAGATCGGAGAAGCTTTCTCGCATTCGGACCGCTCTCTGGTCGAGCTGGAGGTGAAATTCCGACAGAGTCAAGAAAACGAGGTGAGGGAAGTGAACAAGATTAACGACGAAGTGGTGAACATGCTGTATCACACCAGAGAGATTTTGAGGGAGACGCGAGAGATCTCGTCTGGGTTAAAAGATAAACACGAACTTCTCACCCTAATCGTCAGAAGTCATGGGACAAGGCTGAGCAGACTGAAGAATGATTTTATGAGAGGCTGA